The sequence TGATCTCCGGCGCACGGGAGGAGCTGGTCAGCTCCGGCGCATCGACGACCTGGCATGACCTGGTCCTCTACCTCATCGCGCGTCATGCGGGGGCGTCCGCCGCGCAGGAGATTGCCCGGCTCTTCGCGCTGCAGTGGCACCAGGACGGTCTCGCACCCTACATCGCCTTCGACGGCAGGACCGACCATGGCGACGGCGAGATTCTCGGCGCGCAGCAGTGGCTGGGGGAGCATTTCCAGATCGCCAATCCGGTCGCGGAGATGATCCGCCGCTCGAAGCTTGCCGAGCGCACTTTCAAGCGGCGCTTCGCCGGCGCCACCGGATTGGCGCCGATCGAGTACGTCCAGCGCCTGCGCATCGAGGATGCCAAGCGCCGCCTGGAGCGCAGCGACGCTTCGATCGATGAGATCAGCTTTCAGGTCGGCTACGAAGACGCGGCCTTCTTCCGGCGCCTGTTCAAGCGCACCACCGGCCTGGCCCCAGGCGCCTATCGCAAGCGCTTCAGCATCCCCGGATTCGCCCGCCCGGCGCGCCCGCCGCTCAGGGCCATCGGAAAGGGAGGACGATCGGCCTGATCGCCGGTCAGGATCGGACTTTCTTCCGACACGCAGCGACGAAACCTGGGTGATTACGAGAGACGGGGATAACATGGGGCACACCCGGAAGCGCCGCGGCAGGCGATCGTTCCGGCTCCTCGGCGCATAGAAAAGGGGGCGCCCGAGGGACCATGGAACTGAGAATCGTCAATCCGAAGCAGCGATACTCG comes from Candidatus Polarisedimenticolia bacterium and encodes:
- a CDS encoding helix-turn-helix domain-containing protein, translating into MSSSSASDTNARTLHVSLLALPEGAVSTLFGIFDVMSSFDFAVLQDGRGRAPAPFRIEIVGESAGPMQLSGGVPVTVQRAFESLARTDIVIAPSVHLGPEGWKKGRYPRLVDWLRRMHEEGAMLCSACSGIFLLAETGLFDGKDSTVHFVYSRQFIAAHPAVPIHPERVLMISGAREELVSSGASTTWHDLVLYLIARHAGASAAQEIARLFALQWHQDGLAPYIAFDGRTDHGDGEILGAQQWLGEHFQIANPVAEMIRRSKLAERTFKRRFAGATGLAPIEYVQRLRIEDAKRRLERSDASIDEISFQVGYEDAAFFRRLFKRTTGLAPGAYRKRFSIPGFARPARPPLRAIGKGGRSA